The following are encoded together in the Acidobacteriota bacterium genome:
- a CDS encoding type II toxin-antitoxin system HicA family toxin, which translates to MKRSEFLRHLRKYGCYLKREGKEHSLWCNPETGAIEAVPRHTEIANKLARKICQGLSIPEIGEQQAFSPDPFPPR; encoded by the coding sequence GTGAAGCGCAGCGAGTTTCTTCGTCATTTGCGCAAATACGGGTGTTACCTCAAAAGGGAGGGCAAGGAGCACTCGCTCTGGTGCAATCCGGAGACCGGCGCCATCGAGGCCGTTCCCCGCCACACCGAAATCGCGAACAAGTTGGCCCGAAAAATCTGCCAGGGTTTGTCGATCCCCGAAATCGGTGAACAACAGGCGTTCTCACCAGATCCTTTCCCACCACGGTGA
- a CDS encoding type II toxin-antitoxin system HicB family antitoxin, which produces MHNEFTAIIERDGEWFVAYCPEVPGANGQGLTKEEARGNLAEAIALILQDRREDALRGVPADALCETVAIG; this is translated from the coding sequence ATGCACAACGAGTTTACGGCGATCATCGAGCGGGATGGCGAGTGGTTCGTCGCCTATTGTCCGGAAGTGCCCGGCGCCAACGGCCAGGGATTGACGAAGGAAGAAGCCCGCGGTAATCTGGCCGAAGCCATTGCCCTGATTCTCCAGGACCGGCGCGAGGACGCCCTGCGCGGGGTCCCGGCGGACGCCCTGTGCGAAACGGTGGCCATCGGGTGA
- the sucC gene encoding ADP-forming succinate--CoA ligase subunit beta, translating to MKIHEYQAKEILNRYEVRTPRGRVATVPEEVYDIARQLGGTVVVKAQIHAGGRGKAGGVKLARTPEEAEAIARDLLGRKLFTPQTGPEGRTVRRVLVEEGLNIRREYYLGVVVDRAAQRIVFMASAEGGVEIEEVAARNPGAILREHIDPAVGFRRFQARKLAYRLGIDPAIVPKAAKFLEGLYEAFCQSDASMAEINPFVETVEGEFYALDAKINLDDNALFRQPVAAAMRDYTEEEPLEIEASRHGLNYIKLDGNIGCMVNGAGLAMATLDIITLCGGKPANFLDVSGGATEASVSAAFRILLADPAVKAVLVNIFGGIVRCDIIARGILGAVKNTGLSVPLVIRLEGTNVEEAKALLRESGLDLILSGDMKDAARKVTDCVQSA from the coding sequence GTGAAAATCCACGAATACCAAGCCAAGGAAATCCTCAACCGGTACGAGGTGCGCACCCCCCGGGGCCGCGTCGCCACGGTGCCGGAAGAGGTGTACGACATCGCCCGCCAGCTGGGCGGCACGGTGGTGGTGAAAGCCCAGATTCACGCCGGGGGCCGCGGCAAGGCCGGCGGCGTGAAGCTGGCCCGCACCCCCGAGGAGGCGGAGGCCATTGCCCGGGACCTGCTGGGCCGGAAGCTCTTCACCCCCCAGACGGGCCCCGAGGGGCGGACCGTCCGGCGGGTGCTGGTGGAGGAAGGGCTGAACATCCGCCGGGAGTACTACCTGGGCGTCGTGGTGGACCGCGCCGCGCAGCGCATCGTCTTCATGGCCTCCGCCGAGGGCGGCGTGGAGATCGAGGAGGTGGCCGCCCGCAACCCCGGGGCCATCCTGCGGGAGCACATCGACCCGGCCGTGGGTTTCCGTCGGTTCCAGGCGCGGAAACTGGCTTACCGGCTGGGTATCGACCCGGCGATCGTCCCCAAGGCGGCGAAGTTCCTGGAGGGCCTCTACGAGGCCTTCTGCCAGTCGGACGCTTCCATGGCGGAGATCAACCCCTTCGTCGAGACGGTGGAAGGGGAGTTCTACGCCCTGGACGCCAAGATCAACCTCGACGACAACGCCCTGTTCCGGCAGCCCGTCGCGGCCGCCATGCGGGACTACACCGAGGAGGAGCCGCTGGAGATCGAGGCGTCCCGGCACGGGCTGAACTACATCAAGCTGGACGGCAACATCGGGTGCATGGTGAACGGGGCCGGGCTGGCCATGGCCACCCTGGACATCATCACCCTCTGCGGCGGAAAACCCGCCAATTTCCTGGACGTCAGCGGCGGCGCCACCGAGGCTTCCGTCTCGGCGGCCTTCCGGATCCTCCTGGCGGACCCCGCCGTCAAGGCCGTTCTGGTCAACATTTTCGGCGGCATCGTGCGCTGTGACATCATCGCCCGGGGCATTCTCGGTGCGGTGAAGAACACGGGCCTGAGCGTGCCCCTGGTCATCCGGCTCGAGGGGACCAACGTGGAGGAGGCGAAGGCCCTGCTCCGCGAGTCCGGACTGGACCTGATCCTGTCCGGGGATATGAAGGACGCCGCCCGGAAAGTCACCGACTGCGTGCAGAGCGCCTGA
- a CDS encoding RNA pseudouridine synthase, producing MDFGRDGQGSTALLWDDGRVVAIDKPPGVSLATPRREPGAAVARLLGALPPDVRQGHGLEPDGLFLVHRLDVGTSGLVLLARDEDAHRTCSRLLAEGRLKRVYLTLCWGRPSPAEGRFDLSLGPDRRDRRRMRPDPDGRPARTRYRVLARAPHVSLAVLFPETGRTHQIRVHLAAAGHPVVGDDLYGGPRHRGVRDSRLRAALDPGHTLLHAWRLHLPTTRCFDETILEAPPPATFRAACTAAGIALEDTIHTPERS from the coding sequence GTGGATTTCGGACGGGATGGGCAGGGCAGCACCGCGCTGCTGTGGGACGACGGCCGGGTCGTGGCCATCGACAAGCCCCCCGGCGTGAGCCTGGCCACCCCCCGCCGCGAACCGGGTGCCGCCGTTGCGCGCCTGCTGGGCGCCCTCCCCCCCGACGTGCGGCAAGGCCACGGCCTGGAGCCGGACGGCCTTTTCCTCGTCCACCGGCTGGACGTGGGGACCTCGGGCCTGGTCCTTCTGGCCCGGGACGAGGACGCTCACCGCACCTGTTCCCGCCTGCTGGCCGAGGGGCGCCTGAAACGGGTCTACCTGACCCTCTGCTGGGGACGCCCGTCACCTGCCGAGGGGCGGTTCGACCTGTCGCTGGGCCCCGACCGCCGGGACCGGCGGCGCATGCGGCCCGACCCGGACGGCCGCCCGGCCCGGACCCGGTACCGCGTCCTCGCCCGGGCGCCCCATGTCTCCCTGGCCGTCCTGTTCCCCGAAACGGGGCGAACCCACCAGATCCGGGTCCACCTGGCCGCCGCGGGCCACCCCGTCGTGGGTGACGACCTCTACGGCGGGCCCCGCCACCGGGGGGTACGGGACTCCCGTCTCCGGGCGGCGCTCGACCCGGGGCACACCCTGCTCCACGCCTGGCGACTCCACCTCCCCACCACCCGGTGCTTCGACGAGACGATCCTCGAGGCCCCTCCCCCCGCCACCTTCCGGGCCGCCTGCACCGCCGCCGGGATCGCCCTGGAAGACACGATTCACACCCCCGAGCGCTCCTGA